TTAAGCGAACGCACGGAGGAGAAGGAGGGGGAGCAAAAAGAAAGGGACGAAACGTGTGAAGCCAGAAACAATTGAGATTTTATCGTCCAAGTTTCTCTTCTCTGCTTAGGGCCATCCTTATTCCTTATTCCCTTGTATTTTACCTTCGCTTGctcgatttttcttattttttctttctctcattctcaaTATACGAGGTTTCAATTCCGTCCACGGGTTCGGATTTGCATACGATCAGTTGGCGATTAATCGAGATAGAATCGGGCGCAGTCTTTCCTCACAAAGCAGCAActactttttcttcattttttttcttccatttttcctttcttcgCCTTCGAAACTCGTAAGATCATCGAATGATAACTACTTTGTCCAAACGTTACATCATTCAGCCGACACATATGTACGATGTCTCAATTCTGCTTGCGCTCAACTCGTGAATCGTATCAACTTTATCGTgctctctcattttttattgattttgaaGCTTCGCGTTCCCAATTTCTGCTGCTTATCGGCTGCCAACGAACGACTTCGCCGCTGTGTCAACCGTCTAGACTCAACACTACATTTCGAGTGCAATGTGTATGCAAGATATTCAGATTCAGCTCaaaaaacatttctttgtCAGAAAAACACatcgcattttcaataaatcggTTTATGTATTCGTTACGAAAAGCTAGCTATGCTACACTGTTTTCGTCGAAATCTTACCAGTCTTTTTGGGCTCTTGCAACTCTAGTCGTGAATCGTAGAATCCACGAAATCTGTATTTTGttgaaaacaaattatttttcgattgtttaaaTAATTGCTTAAACTTCGAAAATTATTCAGAGGActtggatataaaaaaaaatgtttccagcTCCCTCTGCCGACCTGAAACGAgtcaattttgtattttttcatatttttttcaatttttttatcaatggttttgtttttttcttgttcgaTCATTACCACTAATTTTGTGAGCATGTTTATATCTTTTGATAGACAAAAGTCATTCGtgcgtttatttttatcaattgagtacaccggcacacaaaaaagTCGTCTGCGCATAGAACCGGACCCATCAGTCTACgtattttggcccgctgaatccgaaagcggggtcagattggccaatataccttcaaaattttgagtaaattccaaaaaaccgctAAAATGATGGTAAATCACTGttaaaagcatgataaaagttgtctttgACCTTACTGGGGgatgtttttttatgtaatttccGCCATTTTagcggttttttgaaatttactcaaaattttcgagCGGCCCAAAATACGTAAAGATACGTAAAAAAAAGACCACTTTTTTGTGTGCCCGTGTTATTCGGCCCTAGTGAGAACGTCTCCACAATAATGATCCGTCGACAATTATCGTTGAAAGCATGTCTATGTGTATTTCTCGACGGTGTGCGCGTTGCGAATAGCACAGCCGAGGTATTCGGTCCACGAGAGAGCAGCAGCCATGAGGTTGGAGGGTTCTTCGCGATCCTCTCTCCTGCGATTGCATCGTTTGCGTTTCTATGTACCGGAAGTGCATTCGATGCAATGAAGCTTTCGACCACGAAGTCCAATGACCCTTCCAAACTTTCGAGTCGGCCTTcggcacatttttttcgttcacgaaAGAAATTTGAAGCTCTCGAAAAACTCACTATTTTGTTAGGTTTCATCCGATCTTGTAGagagtttataaaaaaaaaaaaaaaaatttttctcgattttcaaaGTTGTGACAAAATCACTCATCCATTTTCGCTTTCCTTCGACCCCATGTAAATTTGTTCTTTACAATTTATTTCGATTCAAAacatattcaaaaaaaaaaccgaaaagttcacatttcttttctcaatttttgtgttttttcgtgccaattatttttttcttatcaataaaaatgatgaagccGATTGTATCGCAATATTTTGCTCAATTTTTGTTCGACTTCACAAGATTCTCGAAGCCATGGAGTTCGGAAAACGTACCTCAGGAGTACACACGAGGTTGGGGATATAGTTGAAGGTGAGGAGACGAGTGCGAGAGATTATAGAGAGAAGCGATGATTGGACGTCGCGTGGCACAAAACCCCCGTCGTAGCCATGGAAACGGAATCCCCTTCGACGTGGTGGCTCGGTTTATATGTATATTCGGTATCTACAGTAATACGTTCACTGGGATGGCAGCGAATAACTCGCGAAAACACGTAAATTAAACGCACTACGGGGTTGATGGGGCGGAATGGGAACGGGAGTGTCTCTCCCTCATTCACCCTCCAACCCTCTTCTACCCTCCATCTCGCCGCTCTCGTAAAACATAGCCGTCATAAGCGTATATTAAATCGGATGCTTTCGGCCTCGAATACTTCACAGCCGTCCGCTCTTTATTGTTTTCTCTTTTACCGAGGACAATTACGTCGTAACCCAGAATACATTTCCGATTATCAGACTACTGGTAACTGGAAAACATGAAGTTGTTGTAACTCGAGGCACCGAATTCGAATGAATCGAACAATTTCAACGCTCGGCATCCAAAAAATCATCATCGTCGTTTTTGTcatccattaaaaaaaaaaacgggttttttatcttcatggttttttcgtactcgttcGAAATAGTGTGAAAGACATAAGAAACGTCGTTATGTGATTTGCACCTTCGAGTGTGCTTGCCTCTTGCCAATGAGTAAAAAGCTTCCGACTTCATTGAAAAAGGCTCGCGACTGATCGCAGAGTCATATTTTAATACGCATTCTTCGGAGCGTATTGAAGTAGGGAAAGCATAATCGACGATTTTGGAAAGACCGAGCTCTGTGGTGAAATAGGGATTTTGTGGTTGGAAATTTTCGGTGTCCGATGCCGCAGTGGAAGAACGTTGTGAATAATTTTCTAACAAAGAACATCACTTCGGTGTCTCCCTCcgagtttttttgaaactgctatatgtgaaagagcattcgaaactAAGAGGCACGAAATTTCTTTCATCggtgaaaaaaactgttttaaggGGTGATACCACCCTTCGAAGTGAGGCATGTGAAGCAgcgattttgcagtttcaccaacaAGTACTCAATCGATTTCGATAAAACcaaattcaaaatgttttttatccaaagtgatgaaaagttcgcgtacgaaaaaaaaaagaaaaatacgggCCACCCATACACTCGTATTGACCTGGATGATCATatagaaagcttgtaaactgCACGTAAAATAGGTGTACCGTTGCTCATCTACAGATAAAAGGGTCCCTATGAAACGCTTTAGTTaactttgaggaaaaaatagtgACGTAGAGATGTAATCCAGGTGTTTGCACTAGATAAAAGTGTTATCAAGTAGTTATGATCACCCGATTTTTTTGGCATTCTCACACGTCCGTCACTAGTAATTTAGAATTTCCTCAAGCAATGTTGTGtcagataaaaacgttattGGGCAttgtgaaattaataaatactcCTTTACACCTCGCTCGAAAGTGCGCACTTTCGACACCGATTTCAGAGTCGAAAGTCTGACATTTCTGCACTGTCAAAACTCCACGCGCGTCATTCGTCGCAGCGGGAGCAACATTATTTTACGCGCCCAGGGAAGAAAAGTAGACTATTTCAAACTGCGGACAGAATCGTAGCTCGCGCGCCGTAGGCGAGGGTGAGTTGAACTTTCGGTGCATCTTTCGTTACAAAAAATTGTTCTTGTGCATTCCGGAAGACTtaacgtgatttttttgacgtttgacgttttAATCGATACTGCTTACACATTTTTTGGGAAAACCACCGATTACTAGGCTGTGTCTAGTGATCCGGGaatcataaaaatatgattatGTTATCGAAGTCATGTTATTTCCAAGCACTGTCATCAAGGCAGCACTCTACTGCTACAAGTCTGGATGattactttcatttttccagATGAAATCAATGCGAAGGCAAAAAGAATGTAACTGGACTGATGAAATGAGAATGTAGGGGTGGCTAAGCcccattttacttttttttttcgtacgcatggtgaacttttcatcacttatTGGACAAgaaacattttgaatttcgttttattaaaatcgcttGAGTGCTTGTTGTTGAAACTGTAAAATCACCCTGTCACATGCCTTACTTcaaagggtggtttcacccctcaAAGCAGTTTTTCCGCCAATAAAAAAGGCGTGTCTCTCagtttcgaatgctctttcacaatcaacagtttcaagaaaatcggactggggcaccaaagtgatgttctcTGTACATAAGCATAATTCACCATGTTTTGCGAACACACCGTCGCTACGAGCTCTGAAGAGGACTCGTACGAGTTTACCATCGTCGATTTTCCCTGTACGTGTTATTCGTTGCGGTTTTACCGGTTTTTCGTAACGCACGAGGACAGAGAAAAGCGCGAGAAGCGCTATCGAAACGCATCGTTTTGCGGGATCGCATTGTACAGCTCCGCAAATGCGAATGTGCCGCGCGTAAAAGTGCATAGAAAAGATGCTGAGTTTCGTGCTGGCCGCGGTCTCGCGAGGCTCTCAGAGTTGCGATCACGTACACCGATCGGTATGAAAGCGCGCCAATTACCTTGTCAATTATCCCGCTCGATTGATGGTCGCCGCGCGCCATATTGATTTTGCGACCAATCCCTGAGCGATTGTGCATTCTGCGAGGTAAAGACAGATCGGATACAGTTGTATGTGCGTCGCGGACGAGCCGTTGTATAGCGACGTATGTATCGATGAGTCCCCGGTAAGCGTAAAGGCGTAAGTCTCATGCGCTCAGATGAGGAATACTCTGATTAATGACCTTTTGATTAGGAGGCTTCGGTGCGAGAGCAAAATGTATCGAAACGGGTTTCTTTACTCCGTGTATACGTGTGCAGATCGGACGCGTTGAGGAATAATCTCGCGGGGATGCGCGAGCAAAGCCCACGGGAGTCTCGCGAATGCGCCCGATCTTTTCACGCCATCCACGAGACTTTTCTgcgtctctctccctctcccgcTGTGTTTTtctcgcacacacgcacacgtacGTAAACACGGTGGTGCGTCTCTCGAGGAGTGAGCGATAATTCTTCATTTTGCCGACGAATGCCGGGCACGCTTTCGTATCGAAGCCATCGAATAAGTTATCCTAAGTATTTCTCACTTGGTGATCGCAAGTGGAAAGAGACACGAGGGAAGATCCCATCGTGCGGAGTTGGAAAATACAAAtgtctcgattttttctgAGGCTCGTCAATATACCGAGCGGAATGCGGGGTCTTCCTTCGTCACATTTTTCGGCATCAGAATTACCGGAGAACCAGGAGGTCGCTAGAAAAATTGTAGGATGTCCAGTCGCTCCAGTGTCCGGTGTAACGAATCTCGCCGATGACGAGACGGCGTTGCAAATATTTTCGATCGCACAACCGCACAGATCCGTTTCAACGCTCGGTCCATCCACGAGAATTAGCCACGACTCggggaaaatgaaattttcgatgtTCCTCGAGTCTTTTCGATCCTCCGAAGAAATATCCGCACTATACAGCACACGAACCAGATACACGTATATAAACGAGAGCGAAAAGCGGCACCCTTTGTGGATCCTTTCGTGCCGCAGCGATCGCCGAGAGGGTTTTTACCCCCGGATGGAATCCACGAAACACTTTTACGTACGCGATCCCGCGCGCGCCCCCAGCGCGCGCGATCCATTGAAATGCAACTCGCGTTCTACCGCACTGGTCCATCACCCAAAGAGACCTCttctctcctcctcttcctcgcaGTCCTCTTCCTTTTGCTCCCTCATTTCGTACCTTCATCTTCCGATATCCTCCGATGTTGTACTCCGCCTGTCTTTCAGTGTCTTTAAGGTGCTTTATAGCTGCGTATCCGTACGTGTGTCCTCGGATACGCACACGTGTTGCATACATTCGAATCTTTTGGTTTGTTGCCTCGCGCGACCTCATTCTCTCCCAGTGCATGTATAAGATCTCGACTGTACGATAAACCCTCGATGCACTAATCCGTCCGCCCGTCGTCCTCTTCGTTCTCTCGCTTTACCTCatccgtctctctctccctctccctccccGCCCGTACCGCTCAACTTCTCGATCAATCTTGAGGTTTTTCAACCTGTGCTAAGGCCTCGGGAGAGCCGATATGAGATCGGGGAGTCGGCCCGCTCTTCGGCATAAGTATACCGTGAAACTTTGCTCTCGCTCTTCTCCCGATCCTCGACTtactttcttcttattttcttctctcgtaTCCACATAAGTGtacgaagaaaatatattcatgCATATGTGTACGGACGCATTCGGCGCACTTTGTCTTCGTCTTTAGGGCCAAGTAAAAGTGAATGTGCgcccatgaaaaaaaaatgaaggaaggGTTGCTTCGAGCGGGGGATGAAAGAAACGTTCGCGATGCTTATTAATTGCGCCCGCTCAAACTCCTCCAGGATTTATGACTGAGCCACTGCGACCCGcaactctttttcttctttttcccaCTGTCACGCTCGCGAACCGATTTTTTCGCAACTTACCGACCTTGCAACATTCTTGCTCTTTATAACAAACCCTTCGCAGGTggggatgaaaataaaaatgcgaaACTTCTCGCGGTGACGCGACGCTCAACTGCCTCCGCACGCATACACACCCACTCCGTTGCCATGGACACCCTCGATCCCTCTATACCTATACGGACCTCAACCCCGTCATATTACATCCGTACGAGCCTGGGGAGGCTTCCCTCCCGGTGTCACCCTCGGGACGCTCTCGCGCAGGGTTTATAGGTCATAAATGGATCgccatttttgtttgttcgcCGTGCATGTACGCCGGGTTCTACACGCAGGAAATTCGCGGATTAGGGAACACGAAATTTgtggaaaaattcatttgctcGCCTTGATCGCTGCGTGGAAATTTGGCTCAATTGTAGCTCGTTTTTTGTAGTTACTTTTTTGCGTTCACCGCTCCTCTGAGGATCAATTTATCGGGAAAGACGAGCCGTTTTTTCGTAGCTCTATCGAATTTCGCTGATCAAAGCTCAGTTATTTGGGATTCAATTGAACGGATTTGATGATTTTGCAAAATATGTGGAGTCGAAGGGCTCGAGAAATGATTCGAATTCAATCGATGACCAACGGAGTTTCGTTCACCGAACAACTCCGCCGCTACAGTCTTCaacgaatatttgaaaagttttgtGCCATCGAGCCGAGAGAACGTCGACAGCGTTAATGGAAACAATTATTCAGGTTTCGTACACAGACGCACGCCGCGACTTTTCTCCGGCGATATTTAATCGTCTCTCCGTCGTTGCATTATTAAACGCTTTCTAAACGCGTCTTTATAGTTCTCGTACTGATGCACGTCGGCACGTATTCAAAGAGATGCGGTACATTCCCGTCGGACTTGAGTCAGAGAGAGAAACCGAGGGACGGAGCACAGGAAAATTGCATCGGGAGTTCATTATCGCGGAAAACTCTTTTTCCTCCATCACGCTCTCTCCCGAGAAACAACCTTCCCGCCGCAAGTCTTACTTCTCGTGAAATTTCCTCAGAACTCGCAGAAAATTGCCGAGCGATACGCATGGATAATCATCCGATTGGAATCCCGCACATTTTTTACACGGAAATGTCACTTGTTACAGAATCATGTCGATAACTGCGCACAGTCGCATTCGCACTCGACGACAAAAAGCATCGAGGCGATTGCGAACGCACCAAAATACTCTGATCACTTAAATCATCCAGATCTTGAGCTCCTCCTTGTTGGTTCgttaaaaaagtcaaaaaatcacgtttctTCCCTTCGGCTTTAAGAGTTTTTGAGTTTTTCAAGCTTTCGCTCGGCccaatttttatgattttcgaatCATCGAGTCTGATTTTCCTCTTCTAAATGTTTCGGGGCATCGATACTTTGGAGTACAATCATCGAGGGCTGGATCAGATGGAAAATGCTTGAAATCAATTTTGAAGCAATATTTTACTTCATAATCAGATGCGCGGACGAAGTTTAGTCTCGGACGTGAAAGACTGAAGTGATGCGGAATTGTACAAACACTTCGTGACATTCTTGCGCAGAGAAGCTTTGACGCGCGTTGATTTTTAAGGATTTATTTTTCTGCGTGGAATCTTCACCATAGTTGAGCGTCATAAACTCCCGTTTAAATGAGTTATCGTTCTCGGTACTTGGTTTCTCCTGGTGTCCTCTTAATTACCCTAACGAGGTCGAAGCAGAGTTCTCTCGGTCCCTCGCATTTGGCGATGCTCTCTTGGACGTTTTTCTTTCGGAGGGACGATACGTCTTATTTTTAAACTTGTTCCGAACGAGTGTGCGCTACCTCGAGGTTTTCTCTGTTGACGAATTTGCGGATGCTTGCTCTGGAGAATGCCGGAAAGGCAAATGAAGCCTTAGCGTCACATCGAGGCcggttttttcattccaattcgtcatttttcctTGCGATGTGGTGCAGTATAATTCCTCttgcaatttttaaaatatatttttgtacttcTAACGAGGTGAATAATCATTTGAGAGTGAAAAAGCGAAGATTGCCATTTGgctggagaaaaaatgttttctcgaGTGACTTTTTTGTTGTCAAACATCTGAAGCATCATCGAAGCGTCCAAAGAATTTCGTTGCATTTCCGGTGTCAGAGAATCGAACGTAATAAAATTGGGAGAAAGGAATGCGCCGGAAGTGTCATCGGGCTGTTCAAAGTGCTTGCCCATTATTGCAGTAAAAATATGCCAATTGAGTTTCCATTGACGCGGAGTCAGTGAATTATTGCTTTCGCTTtgatagttgaaaaaaatgagattttcttTTCCACGAAACGGCGAACGCGAGTGGTTCGTGGGCTGCGGATATTGCTCGGCGAAAGTAAActtttattctcgatttttaCAGCTGACAATAGAAATGCTTGGCACTTTTCTCGCAAACGGGagatcggttttttttcattgcgagCAAATGAGAAGGTCGAAACGAgagttgtgaaaaaaaaaaaggaaaaatcagACGATCGGTATGCATTGTTGGGGTTATTTCAGTTGCTGCTCTTTCTTCGGGGCTCTCGCGAAGTGCAGAAATAAAATGGTTGCGAATTCCTACGAGCGTAGGTACGCTGAAGGCGCCACCGGACACTGGCACCGGGCAATCGTCGATAATGCAGGAAAATCGATCGGCTCCGCGCCCCCGCCCCGCGCCGAGAGGGCTTGCGACGTTGCCACGTTCATCGGGGTGGTCTTAATTCGCAAGGAAACGGAACGGTAACGGTGGTGCGTGAACACACGgggttgataaaaaaatcagtgGTGGCTTTCGGAGGACGATTTTTTTGGGGAAACCAACACGTGGGACATGAGGCTCCGGCACCCTGAAGGTACTTGACTCTTCTTACGATATTTTCCACTTCGTTATCATTTCTTTCCGGTTTTCCTAACGTTACATAAGCATAATCGATGTGTCCTGTCAGTGGAGAGTCCATGATCGGGGTTGATCTACGAAACCCTCGATTTTCCCTTTTTCCATTATAGAACCGAGCCCCTTAAATCCGATTTCCAAGTGATACTCCCATGCTTTTCCACCTTGCAACCTTCCGAactataaataaataacaattCAACGTCTTCGCGAATGAAAACAATGTCCTGTTTCTCATTTTTAGTTTACCGACATGAGTTCCTGGCCCCGCAGACGCTTCCGCGTGACGCCACTTCGTGCTCTCGGTGCTTTTCTCATTGTGGGAATATTGTTCTGGTATAGCCTCGGCAGGCAAGAAGAACCACCTCAACCGTGCAGTGTTCCCGAAGAATTTACGGAGAAACTCCACGATCTCACTTACAGGTAAGTTACCATCGGAGGATTCGTCAATTGCTCGTATTGACAgttaatttgagaaattatcgACTGTCGATGAGAAGGCCAGTTACCAACGGTCGATGTTGACGATCTCGGTTATcattataattattgattaaagAGGAACGACTACTCCCGTCAGTcaaaaaaagcttcaattaaatttattcacaattaATCTGATTTATGTTGAATATTCATATTATCGATTGTGATGGCTTACAATGTGCCACGCTAATTGATAAATGATTTATTTAGTGGAGATAAAGCGAATAATTCGATTCTCGACGACTCGGGAGTCGTTCAGCCCCCACTATTTCTCTATCCGACAATCATTGACGGTAAagtgaaacttttttgtaATATAGCAATTAATTGAGACGGTGAACTcgcatttttcgattttttacacaATCTGTCGTATCTCATCTACCGAAATTCGACTTTTGGATTATCTTAGTTGGATTCAACTATCAAAAACTGTGATAATTCAAGTCCCGGAGCCTGCCTCcataaaactttatctcgtaAAAATGGCCAACCTTGAAAATTCGTTGGGTACGAAAAAACTGCGTAAAGTATTAATTTATAtctcatgaaaatttgaagttaAAAAGTTGGTTTCCGAGTAAGAACcgtaaagtttaaaaacttgaGAATCGCTGGAATCTGCTCGATTTAGGATTCTtgaaatatgaaattgaactgaaaatatcgtcccgattagaaaaaatctttggcTCCATCTTGTACTTTTGATCCACAGGACTCATCTGGTACTTGCGAAACTCGGAGTCGTGCACTTCCTGTGTTTCGGTGGTCTCTGGGGCCAGGTGAGAATCGGGCGAGCCTTGCCTTGGTCACGTAAAACAGAGTTCTGTCTAATCGACACTCTGCGAGACGACGCTCTCATAACCAAAGCTTTTCGAGATGTTAACCTCAGCGCGAGCTATTCTCACGCTGCTGGAATCTATCACGTGCAGGAACACGAGGTCGGCGAGGACTCGCCGAAGATAGAGATCGTCGTCTTCGAAGAGGACACTGTGGTGAGTCGATGAATCATCCTTCGTTTTACAAAGTTCGAATGGAAcccgttaaaaatgaattgTGGATGGCACTTCATCGGCGTGTCTACCGCCGACGTCAACAATCGTTTGATCAAACGTTAATTTCCTCCCACGAAGCAAaagatttcaatgaatttccaTATTTCGTATTGATCTACAGACGCAAATGGTCCGAAGAGTCGGTTGGACGCGAAGGGTCCTCCCACCGGATTGCGAACTTTCGCCCAGTCTCCAGTGCTTCCCTCCGCAACTGGCAATACCGCCGCTGCCGACCAAGCAATTCGGTGGTTTCCTCGTTCCTGTACCCCGGGAAGGAATCGAGTTGCAGAAGTATCATTATCCGAATGATTGGTGGCTCGAGATAAAGCCCACCGATTGTGTCGAGCCTCGAAACGCGAATACGTAATTCTGTAATCCTGCGAATATAAATATGCACGAAACGTTCCAGAATTCAAGTCAAAAGTAACGAGGCGGATGACGAGACTGCACGGGGGAGGAAGAACAAGCTTCTTTCCCCGGCAGCTCGCTCCCAACTTCTGGAACTTTCTGTACATATTAAAATTTACGTATGTAAATGTACCGTACATATTTAGCACATGCCACGTCCAAAGACTTCACTTCCTGATCTAATTGTTCCATAATGCGCTGGATGTATTTACGATTTGTTGATATATAATGAGACCGTAGCAGGGAGGTGCGAGGATCCGAAACGTAGCGTATGGATAAAGAATCGAAAGTTTCTTCTCCCACTTGTCAAAGCGGACCACGAGTAATGCAGTGACATCTCAAGCTCACggaatttgaaagaaaaattttcaagctaCATTTTTCGCTGACATGTGGGAGCTACGAATTAGTATAATTAAGTTATTTAAAAAGGAAATAAGTGAACCTGGACGGACGATATCACAAAAGTACATTCCCCATCGTGTAATCTTAGTCATCGATCACTTAACGAAAAACAATGTTTGTACTTTGGTAATTTTCTGGACACATTTGCGCTGTTATTGTCGTACATCGAGTTcgaaatcatatttttatttatttatttattttttattgtcacTCGccagttgaaaatgatgaagtAACTTCCATTCATTGAATATTATCGTGCGGTATCGTTCAATATTTGAGAGCTTCCCGAGCCTTGGACGAAGCGAGCGTGTCTCGCGTGCTACTCTTTTCCACAGTACTCTCATTTACAGATACGGAAaatggaacatttttttaatcgaattttaCCTTTGTTTATATAACTCTTTACAGGTACTATTGTAACGAACGTTTTTGTAATAGATGAACAAAACGCGAATGTACATTGCGAGCATCCTTTTTTCCTGAGTCAATAAGtacgaaaatttattgtttttttttttttcttatagaTTAATATCAATAGTTGTTGCGTGATACTGCAGTAATAAACGTCACATGACAATCCGATGGAGCAACTCACTGATTTTGTTATTTGATGAGGAATGAAACAATGCCAGGAAATGACGAGTCAACGATTCTCCTTTATGCACAAATTCCCTTTCCACACGTTTCTCGTTCTATTTACAGTCATTAAAAATGAACTTTAGTTAAAGACACGAAATTCGTTCCTACGATTTAACGCGCCTGTTTCCTGAACCTCCTTTAATTATGGTCAACGAA
The window above is part of the Venturia canescens isolate UGA chromosome 5, ASM1945775v1, whole genome shotgun sequence genome. Proteins encoded here:
- the LOC122411096 gene encoding uncharacterized protein; its protein translation is MSSWPRRRFRVTPLRALGAFLIVGILFWYSLGRQEEPPQPCSVPEEFTEKLHDLTYRTHLVLAKLGVVHFLCFGGLWGQVRIGRALPWSRKTEFCLIDTLRDDALITKAFRDVNLSASYSHAAGIYHVQEHEVGEDSPKIEIVVFEEDTVTQMVRRVGWTRRVLPPDCELSPSLQCFPPQLAIPPLPTKQFGGFLVPVPREGIELQKYHYPNDWWLEIKPTDCVEPRNANT